One window of the Anaeromyxobacter dehalogenans 2CP-C genome contains the following:
- the radC gene encoding RadC family protein translates to MTAASDAPADASSSTPSSPTDRPRERLLAAGPRALSDAELLALVLGTGTGRVSARAAALSLVEALPLAELAWAPPDALASWPGIGVARAAALAAAFELGRRGAWSPPRRGERCLDPRTVHELLRHAAHAEREGFHVVLLDVRGRLLRAVQVAEGSLSQCPVSPRDALRPAVREGAHGVVFVHNHPSGDPTPSPDDVDLTARLRAAADLVGVLARDHVIVAAGGYYSFVEAGRWRR, encoded by the coding sequence ATGACCGCCGCCTCCGACGCGCCTGCCGACGCCTCGTCGTCCACCCCCTCCTCGCCGACCGACCGCCCGCGCGAGCGGCTCCTCGCCGCCGGCCCGCGCGCGCTCTCCGACGCGGAGCTCCTCGCCCTCGTGCTCGGCACCGGCACCGGCCGCGTCTCCGCGCGGGCCGCCGCGCTCTCGCTGGTCGAGGCGCTGCCGCTCGCCGAGCTGGCCTGGGCGCCACCCGACGCGCTCGCGTCCTGGCCCGGCATCGGCGTCGCCCGCGCGGCGGCCCTCGCGGCGGCGTTCGAGCTGGGCCGGCGCGGCGCCTGGTCCCCGCCGCGGCGCGGCGAACGCTGCCTCGACCCTCGCACCGTCCACGAGCTCCTCCGCCACGCCGCCCACGCCGAGCGCGAAGGCTTCCACGTGGTGCTGCTCGACGTGCGCGGGCGGCTGCTCCGGGCGGTGCAGGTGGCGGAGGGCTCGCTCTCGCAGTGCCCGGTCTCCCCGCGCGACGCGCTCCGCCCCGCGGTGCGGGAGGGCGCGCACGGGGTGGTGTTCGTGCACAACCACCCGAGCGGCGATCCCACCCCCAGCCCCGACGACGTGGACCTGACCGCCCGGCTCCGCGCCGCCGCCGACCTCGTCGGCGTGCTCGCCCGCGACCACGTCATCGTGGCGGCGGGCGGGTACTACTCGTTCGTCGAGGCGGGGAGGTGGAGGCGGTAG
- a CDS encoding dipeptidase, which translates to MLDHRKTAPAALAAAALVLSLPGAADACTSILVSKGASADGSTFITYAADSHDLYGDLPLRPAAQHAPGAQREIIEWDTGKFLGRIPQPAVTYHVVGNINEHQVAIGETTFTGRKELQDPEGRIDYGSLMYIALERARTAREAIQVMTDLVAEYGYASTGESFSISDPNEAWILEMIGKGPKRKGAVWVARRIPDGYVSAHANHARIRQFPLDEPKTTLYAKDVISFAREKGWFKGKDAEFSFADAYAPLDFGALRACDARVWSVFRRVAPGQPLPSSMVKGQDPKAERVPLWVKAEKPLAVRDVMALMRDHFEGTELDLSKGVGAGPFSLPYRWRPMTFKVDDQEYLNERAISTQQTGFSFVAQSRATLPAAVGGVLWFGVDDTYSTVYVPMYCSIHEVPRSFAVGTADFKTFSWDSAFWVFNFVSNWAYSRYSDMIQDVKQVQGELEGGFLSRQAELEKAALTLYKDSPGLARDYLTRYSVSQGDMVTARWRKLGESLMVKYLDGNVRDAQGNVTHPDYPEGWRRRIAAEDDGILRVPKEPQKVAQ; encoded by the coding sequence ATGCTCGATCACCGCAAGACCGCCCCCGCCGCGCTCGCCGCGGCAGCCCTCGTCCTCTCCCTGCCCGGCGCGGCCGACGCCTGCACCAGCATCCTCGTCTCGAAGGGCGCGAGCGCAGACGGCTCCACCTTCATCACCTACGCGGCGGACTCGCACGACCTCTACGGCGACCTCCCGCTCCGCCCCGCCGCGCAGCACGCGCCGGGCGCGCAGCGCGAGATCATCGAGTGGGACACCGGCAAGTTCCTGGGCCGCATCCCGCAGCCGGCCGTCACCTACCACGTGGTCGGCAACATCAACGAGCACCAGGTCGCCATCGGCGAGACCACCTTCACCGGCCGCAAGGAGCTGCAGGATCCGGAGGGCCGGATCGACTACGGCTCGCTCATGTACATCGCGCTGGAGCGCGCCCGCACCGCCCGCGAGGCGATCCAGGTGATGACGGACCTCGTGGCCGAATACGGCTACGCCTCCACCGGCGAGTCCTTCTCCATCTCGGATCCGAACGAGGCCTGGATCCTCGAGATGATCGGCAAGGGGCCGAAGCGGAAGGGCGCGGTGTGGGTGGCCCGCCGCATCCCGGACGGCTACGTGTCGGCGCACGCGAACCACGCGCGCATCCGGCAGTTCCCGCTCGACGAGCCGAAGACCACGCTGTACGCGAAGGACGTCATCTCGTTCGCCCGCGAGAAGGGCTGGTTCAAGGGGAAGGACGCCGAGTTCAGCTTCGCCGACGCCTACGCGCCGCTCGACTTCGGCGCGCTGCGCGCCTGCGACGCGCGGGTGTGGAGCGTGTTCCGCCGCGTGGCGCCGGGGCAGCCGCTGCCGTCCTCGATGGTGAAGGGCCAGGACCCGAAGGCCGAGCGCGTGCCGCTGTGGGTGAAGGCCGAGAAGCCGCTCGCGGTCCGCGACGTGATGGCGCTCATGCGCGACCACTTCGAGGGCACCGAGCTCGACCTGTCGAAGGGCGTGGGCGCCGGTCCGTTCTCGCTGCCGTACCGGTGGCGGCCCATGACGTTCAAGGTGGACGACCAGGAGTACCTGAACGAGCGGGCCATCTCGACGCAGCAGACCGGCTTCTCGTTCGTGGCGCAGTCGCGCGCCACGCTGCCGGCGGCGGTGGGCGGGGTGCTCTGGTTCGGCGTGGACGACACGTACAGCACCGTCTACGTGCCGATGTACTGCTCCATCCACGAGGTGCCGCGCAGCTTCGCGGTGGGCACCGCGGACTTCAAGACGTTCAGCTGGGACTCGGCGTTCTGGGTGTTCAACTTCGTGTCGAACTGGGCCTACTCGCGCTACTCCGACATGATCCAGGACGTGAAGCAGGTGCAGGGCGAGCTGGAGGGCGGGTTCCTCTCGCGGCAGGCGGAGCTGGAGAAGGCCGCCCTGACGCTCTACAAGGACTCGCCCGGCCTCGCCCGCGACTACCTCACCCGCTACTCGGTCAGCCAGGGCGACATGGTCACGGCCCGGTGGCGCAAGCTGGGCGAGTCTCTGATGGTGAAGTACCTCGACGGCAACGTGCGCGATGCGCAGGGCAACGTCACGCACCCGGACTACCCGGAGGGCTGGCGCCGGCGCATCGCGGCCGAGGACGACGGCATCCTGCGGGTGCCGAAGGAGCCGCAGAAGGTGGCGCAGTAG
- a CDS encoding YceI family protein gives MKRLLPVLLALAVPALAHAQADTWNIDPAHTLSSFTVRHLVITNVRGEFGKTTGAVKLDEKDLAKSSVEATIDATTLNTRVPDRDAHLKSPDFFDVAKYPTLTFKSTKVEKIGEGKLKVTGDLTMKGVTKPVVLEVLGPTSAIKDPGGNLRRGLVATTMVNRRDFGLNWSKTVEAGPVVGDEVKIEIEAELVKAAPKQAGK, from the coding sequence ATGAAGCGACTCCTCCCCGTCCTCCTCGCGCTCGCCGTCCCGGCGCTCGCGCACGCGCAGGCCGACACCTGGAACATCGACCCGGCGCACACGCTCTCCAGCTTCACCGTCCGTCACCTCGTGATCACGAACGTCCGCGGCGAGTTCGGCAAGACCACCGGGGCGGTGAAGCTGGACGAGAAGGACCTCGCGAAGTCGTCGGTCGAGGCGACCATCGACGCGACCACGCTCAACACCCGCGTGCCGGACCGCGACGCGCACCTCAAGTCGCCCGACTTCTTCGACGTGGCGAAGTACCCGACCCTCACCTTCAAGTCCACCAAGGTGGAGAAGATCGGGGAGGGGAAGCTGAAGGTCACCGGCGACCTCACCATGAAGGGCGTGACGAAGCCGGTGGTGCTCGAGGTGCTCGGCCCCACCAGCGCCATCAAGGATCCCGGCGGCAACCTGCGCCGCGGCCTCGTCGCCACGACGATGGTGAACCGCCGCGACTTCGGCCTGAACTGGTCGAAGACGGTGGAGGCCGGCCCGGTGGTCGGCGACGAGGTGAAGATCGAGATCGAGGCGGAGCTGGTGAAGGCCGCCCCGAAGCAGGCGGGGAAGTAG
- the dapE gene encoding succinyl-diaminopimelate desuccinylase, translated as MDPATAELAEALARRTEALCGVLSPIGHERALCDQVEAWARALGLGVRRVKDSLVVQVDAGAGAEAAREGRPRVALCGHLDTVPVHEDDRGGPHREGGRLVAPGSSDMKGGLALMMEVAERLPRAERFCELMLVFYAREEGPYLENELADVLHAADELAGTELAICLEPTDNVLQLGCVGSIHATFTFEGRAAHSARPWQGENAVHRAGALLAELHARAPREAVSGGLVFREVTSVTRIEGGRARNVVPDRCTLNVNHRFAPDRTLQQASAELRALGERVGAEVELTDLSPACPAYADHPLVRRLLERTGVAAEPKQAWTDVARLAAHGIPAVNLGPGATAQAHQRGEWVEIAALERGYRLLERFLRA; from the coding sequence ATGGACCCGGCGACCGCCGAGCTGGCCGAGGCGCTGGCGCGCCGCACCGAGGCGCTGTGCGGCGTGCTCTCGCCCATCGGCCACGAGCGCGCGCTCTGCGACCAGGTCGAGGCCTGGGCGCGGGCGCTCGGGCTCGGCGTCCGCCGGGTGAAGGACTCGCTCGTGGTCCAGGTGGACGCCGGCGCCGGCGCGGAGGCGGCGCGCGAGGGCCGGCCGCGGGTGGCGCTCTGCGGCCACCTCGACACCGTGCCGGTGCACGAGGACGACCGCGGAGGGCCGCACCGCGAGGGCGGGCGGCTGGTCGCGCCGGGCAGCTCGGACATGAAGGGCGGCCTCGCGCTCATGATGGAGGTGGCCGAGCGGCTGCCGCGCGCCGAGCGCTTCTGCGAGCTCATGCTGGTGTTCTACGCGCGCGAGGAGGGGCCGTACCTCGAGAACGAGCTCGCCGACGTGCTCCACGCCGCCGACGAGCTCGCCGGCACCGAGCTCGCGATCTGCCTCGAGCCGACCGACAACGTGCTGCAGCTCGGCTGCGTCGGCTCGATCCACGCGACGTTCACGTTCGAGGGGCGGGCCGCGCACTCCGCGCGGCCGTGGCAGGGCGAGAACGCGGTGCACCGGGCCGGCGCGTTGCTCGCCGAGCTGCACGCCCGCGCGCCGCGCGAGGCGGTCTCCGGGGGCCTCGTGTTCCGCGAGGTGACGAGCGTCACCCGCATCGAGGGCGGGCGCGCGCGCAACGTGGTGCCGGACCGCTGCACGCTCAACGTGAACCACCGCTTCGCGCCCGACCGCACGCTCCAGCAGGCCTCGGCCGAGCTGCGCGCGCTCGGCGAGCGCGTCGGCGCCGAGGTGGAGCTGACCGACCTCTCCCCCGCGTGCCCCGCCTACGCCGACCACCCGCTGGTGCGCCGGCTGCTCGAGCGCACCGGCGTCGCCGCCGAGCCGAAGCAGGCCTGGACCGACGTGGCCCGCCTCGCCGCGCACGGCATCCCGGCGGTGAACCTCGGCCCCGGCGCCACCGCGCAGGCGCACCAGCGCGGCGAGTGGGTCGAGATCGCCGCGCTCGAGCGCGGGTACCGGCTGCTGGAGCGGTTCCTGCGGGCTTGA